The region TTTTTGCAGCAGCGAATGCATACACTGTGAAAAAGTTTGAGTACAAGATGAGAGAACTTGATAAGATTGACAAAAGGCTGCGACCTTACCTACAACAAATTGGGTATCACAAATGGGCAAGGATTCACTCTCCAAACAATAGATACTCAAACATGACATCAAACATCGCAGAATCTTTGAATTCTACAATCGTAGCAGTAAGAGAGCTACCAATTTGTACGATGCTAGAGTGTTTACGTGCTTTGGTACAACGGTGGAGTTGGACTAATAGGAACATAGCAAATGCAACCTCCACAAAGTTGACAGACAAGCATGAAGTGATCCTGAATGACAACTACATTTACTCATTGAAGTTAACGGTATTATTTTTTACTAAAAATGCACacttcatttttatttaatttaacttCACTACACATACCAAACTAACAATATTACtcttgattaaaaaaaaataggtgCACCCAACAAATCATATTTTCTATGAAGTTCATGATGATGGCAAGAAATCAATAGTTGATCTCAATTCAAGAACATGCACATGCAACAGGTTTAACACCATAatccaattttttatttaaatattttattgcgGTTTCCTTGGTTTGTAGAATGGtaatatgtttatttatgtgttgTTTATGAGCTTTATAAAGTTGCTTAAAAGTACAATAGTTGCTCAAAAAtgttattttatatgttgtttttGGGAATTTTAAGTTGCATGTTGCTGAATAGGTTGCTTAAgaatgttaggagtgtgtcctaaaagcatgtaaaagacatttgttttttctgtgaataaataaatacaatggtttattattattgttatatttagattgttaaatttttgtttgaataattttgtaaatatcagaaaattttcatattcattattgaggatgtgatcttgtattagtacgagagaattaagatcacatgaatgaataaaaatagtcgacaacaacaaattaaatttatggaattctttaattggagttgtaagtacggtttactgagtatcataatgatacaaataatctagattcagattattgatgtggtaagacatctcggtaaaggtcatttatataatataattatatatgacatggaccgatatgaattaaagtctttatccaaaaaccatttaacaataaagacttgtaattaatatcataactgatgatcatttatagatcaacctaaatcttgagtgttcatgaactcctattcatgttta is a window of Humulus lupulus chromosome 4, drHumLupu1.1, whole genome shotgun sequence DNA encoding:
- the LOC133832056 gene encoding uncharacterized protein LOC133832056, translating into MSIVSDRHESIIKEAITVYPEVPHGACSFHLLKNMKNKFKKNSKKFKDTFFAAANAYTVKKFEYKMRELDKIDKRLRPYLQQIGYHKWARIHSPNNRYSNMTSNIAESLNSTIVAVRELPICTMLECLRALVQRWSWTNRNIANATSTKLTDKHEVILNDNYIYSLKLTVHPTNHIFYEVHDDGKKSIVDLNSRTCTCNRFQMDQLPCAHAIAIFKETNQDTYQYCSPYYTKEAIVATYKESIYSLGKYLNISKL